From Aricia agestis chromosome 11, ilAriAges1.1, whole genome shotgun sequence, a single genomic window includes:
- the LOC121731796 gene encoding acyl-CoA-binding protein homolog isoform X1 yields the protein MSLQEQFDKAAANVRNLKSLPSDSDLLELYALFKQATVGDADPANKPGMFDLKGKAKFEAWLGKKGTSKEDAQKAYIAKVDSLIASLGLQ from the exons ATGTCTCTGCAAGAG cAATTCGACAAGGCCGCTGCCAATGTAAGGAATCTGAAATCTCTGCCCAGCGACAGTGACCTTCTAGAATTATACGCCCTCTTCAAACAGGCTACTGTTGGCGATGCTGACCCAGCTA ACAAGCCCGGTATGTTCGACCTGAAGGGCAAGGCCAAGTTCGAGGCGTGGTTAGGCAAGAAGGGAACCTCCAAGGAGGACGCACAGAAGGCCTACATCGCTAAAGTAGACAGCCTCATCGCGTCCCTCGGTCTCCAATAA